The Toxoplasma gondii ME49 chromosome XI, whole genome shotgun sequence region ACCTTTCTTTCCAGACGAGTTGTTCACTTTTCTTCGGCGCCAGTCTCCTTCTACTCCACTCACCTCATGCGTGGTTTTCGTGgagtcctctgtctctcgagagcctgttttttcgcttgGGCTTCTCGGAAATGCAAAAGACGCAATCAGCTCAACAGCCGCGCGCGCTGCCGCGACAGCTTGGGCGCGAGGGAAACCGAGGGACGAGCAAGGCGAGGCGCTTCCCGTCAAAGTTCTTATTCCTCTGCGCGTGCAGTGGTTGCTTCccggcagaaaaggaaggaactTCACGTCTTCCTTGGCGGGCAGAAGAGGCCTTCCGGTTGCCTGGTGGTGTGCGAGAAGgccgtgcatgcgtgtgtctgtctttcgtACGAAGTCGTAGAGATTTCCAACTTTCTGTGTGAAGGCTCTGAGTTTTTCTTCATAGTCCAGACTCTCGAACTGCTCTTGCAGAGCCACGAGAAGCGGCAAAACCGCGCGATTTTCCTCGAGTTTCAGTGCACCTTTCTCAAGAGCCAGTGTCCTAGCTGCATTCGCGCCACAACACACAACCAACGAGGGCCCCCGCGAAGGGAAAGTGTGACTCTGGAGGCGTCCGGAGACGAGACACCGAAACGCGGGGGGAGACGAGGACTCAGAGGCTGTTTTGGGGACCACGCCAGCAGAGAGCACAGAGACAAGGTGAGCGTGAACAGTAGCtatttcttctccagtgagGGAAGTGAAGGATTCTGCCGCGGAGTCGAAGGGTGACAATTCTTTGCTACTTTGTGTTTTCTGGAAACGGTGCTGCACAATGTGAGCATACTCCTTTTGATGCAGATGGCCAACGCTACCCGGCTCCTCAGTTGCACTGatgacagaagaaagagaataAACGAAGAGCATATACAGGATGGCGCTGATGAATAGAGGTCCGGAAACACGGGGGCTCTCTTGCGTGGAGTcagccgcatgcagatgaCGCGGAACGAACACGGCGCTGCGTTTCCTGGCGCTGCGTTTCCTGGCGCTGCCTACGTCGACTGTGGTCCTGTGTAAAGCTCTAGCGCCCTCAGACTCTCCCCCAGAGAAAGCCCGAGAAATGTTAGCCATCGTCAGGCACCTCGAGAAAAGCCGAACACATATGAGAGATCTATCAGTAGAGCGGACGCTGAAAGCACCGCGATGTCTGGGTTCTCTGGTCACGCCGCAACAGTTACGCCTGAATTCCAACTGTTTGACTGTAACTGGTATTATAGGTATCCCCTTAAAAGAAAATGGTAGACGTTCGTTCTAGGCAAAAACAGAGGGGcaaaagacgaaagcgacGTGAACAGAAACTAGCAAACGAGCACAAGACTAGATTGGAAAGGCCGCCTAAGCGGGCCGCACGACACGCGAAAGCATACTGGcacgaaaggagagaagaaaacggggCGGAGGTCAGAAAtacagaacgagaaagagaagaacgacagTGTGGCAAATATGGAGCCAGATGAACAGAATTCAgagggaaaaacgaaacacgGTGCCCGTGGCGTGTTCCAGGTTTTCAAAACGCTGTGAAGCGATAGCTATGTTCCACTGTTTCATGGAGTTTACCTAGGGTCGCTTCAATTTCTCTCACTCGTTGCTCAACGACGTTTTCTCGGAAGGTTTTATGCTTCTGAAGTCTTATTTTTTTCTTGGAAATTGACCGAGCGTTAGCTTGCCTCACCACAGGAAAGTGCAGCGGCCCTCAAGTCGAACGGTCCCCACATGCACCTGTTTATTTCTTCATTACAGATGCCCTAAAGTTCCCCGTTGAGCGGGTTGTTTTCTCCACCAACGATTACCGGATAGAACTGTCTTTTTTGCAAAAACACGCAAGAGAAGCATTTGACGAGCGCTTACCGTCAAACGTCCGTAGTGTCAGGCCCAGCATAAATCTGAATAACCCGCAAGACCGCTCCAAAACGAAAACCATTTTTTGCAACAATGTTTCTTTTGCTTTGAGGGTATTCTTAAGCATGGGAAATATGAGATTCATGACAGAATGTGGTGGAAAACGCCGAACACGACGAGAACTCTAAGGACCGACAGCACTATCGTAAGACTGACGTCTAGTCAAAATCTAAAGGTTGCAGAAAGGGATCCTGGTTTCCCCTTCCGCCAAAGCCCCTTCTTTCAGCACGTGAAGAACCCTTCGTTCTCCAGTCGGTGCGAAGTCGACACAAGGTAGCTTATGGTGAGCCACTGGTTGAACAAATCTTTTAATTGATTATGCTGACTTTGGTCCCGATAAACTACAGTTCTGCTCCCGTATAGCCTCACAGGACTTTCGACGAAAAAACGGGGTAGAAAGTAAGAATCAGAATTCTTCCTGACAGGTAGAAATTTGAGTAGTTGTGGAGCGACAACGCACGAATCTCTCTGCAGATGACTTATTTCTACATCCTGCTTAAAATTCCATCACGCAGCTCTGCACCGTGCATGTACACAGGAACACAGGTGAAACAGAACCACGCTCGTGGTCTTGGATTGGTCTGAGCTTGACGTTTGGGTGCTTTCTGCTGAAATCGTCACTTGCGGTGCGTCTTGGTGCGCCGTCGTTAAaactgcgtttttttttcttctctcttctgtggagCTGGGGTTTCGGTGTCACGCTGTCAGCCACGCTTCTGTCGGACGCGCATTTCCTGAGTCCCACAATCCTGGAAAACGCACAATCCACAGGTGCCACTCGCAGGGAGGCGACAATGCATGAAGGCGCGATCGGCAGTGCTcaacacaaaaaacacaagaaagcagaggcTCCCTGAACTCAACCTAGAATTTTAAGTTTCCTCGCACTTCATATTGAGTTCCTGTCTGTATAGGCATGCCGGTGGACGAGAGGATATTCAAGTGCGTGCTTAAATATTCCTCATTGTGTACAAATTGGTGTAAATGTTGCATGATCGAGGCTTTCGTGAAGCCTGCTACTTGTCTGAGAGATTTATCGATCTAGCGAATCGAGAAAACGTGAAGAACGCTATCGATCACCGGCGACGTTATCAGAGGTAGCTCTATACATCTGTACATCTACCTATGTATATcgacacatatacatatatctttGTACACGGAAAAGCGTAGATGCAAGTTATTCGTGTTAGCAAAGCAGGTGTTAggcatatatgcatgtatccAGACTTCTACTGTAGCGCACAACGAACTGTCTTCCTATGTCAAAGAATCTGTGTTGAAATGGCTTTTCCCACAGTGACACGGGCCTTACCTGCAAGGatcgtctttcctctcctttgaCGCGGTCTGGGAGAAGTCCTTCCTTTTGTGGGGCGTTGCCCGTTTCGCGGTACCACATTTGAGGATCAAATTGTGTAGACAGCCACGCGGAAGATGGACTTGAAGAGGTGAAAAGGATGATGAAGCAGAGGGCGAAGACGGCGGAGCGTGTGGCGTGTAACCACAAACGGTCGACGTTTCTGTTCGAACACACTCTCTCCATCATTGCCGgtgtttttctctggctCAGCATTGTCTGACACATCTGAACAGGCAGGCAAGGGAATAACAGTGCCTCTGGAACCATGTAATCAAAGATGTGCACTCGTACAACAGTGTACACGACTTATCTACACAGATATATGGTCGTGCAGTTTTCTCATGTCTTGCGTGATCTGACAGAACCGTTCCAATTGATGGATCCAATGCAAAAATTGATGCTTCCTTCACTGTGGTTTCTCGGAGTTTCgcaagggaagaaaaaacatctCTTGTCAACTGGAGCTGCCTCTTGCGCCGGGGGAGAGTCGTTTGCTGCAGCAAGCAGAGTTGCTCCCTCTTATTTTGTCTTTCACGAGGATccagacacaaacagaagTCATATTTTCCCCAGGTTCTGCCCCTAGCAAAATTGGATACGTTCCTTACGTATGTCTGTTTTCGTTCATCCACGGTACAGAAAATGGAGCTCTATTTTCGCACAGTGAACATGTGCTGTGCTCTCAAAGAAAAtgtgtctcgtcttcccgATGCGTTTGTCAGGACTGACAGGCGAAATAGTCACTCTTGGGACCAGTACAACAATAGCGTCAAAGGAGAGGGATGTATGAGGCTGGAGGTGCGCACCACTTCG contains the following coding sequences:
- a CDS encoding hypothetical protein (encoded by transcript TGME49_309025~Predicted trans-membrane domain (TMHMM2.0):47-70), encoding MVPEALLFPCLPVQMCQTMLSQRKTPAMMERVCSNRNVDRLWLHATRSAVFALCFIILFTSSSPSSAWLSTQFDPQMWYRETGNAPQKEGLLPDRVKGEERRSLQDCGTQEMRVRQKRG